Proteins co-encoded in one Hemibagrus wyckioides isolate EC202008001 linkage group LG26, SWU_Hwy_1.0, whole genome shotgun sequence genomic window:
- the mrpl39 gene encoding 39S ribosomal protein L39, mitochondrial produces the protein MASRRLCEMAQRRLVSSAAAERLTASELRSWRSSLFSKEQARQRSLHPRVEKIEVTMDAPGLQGTLLVMNKGTSTPYSCARHLTEWHVSSAALALVDGEPWHMHRPLTRSCSLTLLTFRDANPQLVNQAYWRSCAALLGQVLDNAFKEEYSVELLKIPEVPVTAGAFCCDVVLDPQLDSWTPSEENLRSLTREAQQLMLKDLPWEPLEVMPTVALEIFSHSRYKQEEVEQMAANSPSGAVSVYRCGEHVTLAEGPLVARTGLCSQYEVTALHTLREGQWGLQRRAQGLSLPLNLTAHHTVWRKLRKRAEKLVEIP, from the exons ATGGCGTCTCGGAGACTTTGTGAAATGGCGCAGCGCC GTTTGGTGTCCAGTGCGGCAGCTGAACGGCTTACTGCGTCTGAATTGCGCAGTTGGCGAAGTAGCCTGTTCTCCAAAGAGCAAGCTCGCCAACGCTCACTGCATCCCCGTGTTGAGAAGATCGAGGTGACCATGGATGCCCCAGGGCTGCAGGGAACACTTCTGGTGATGAACAAGGGCACGTCCACGCCGTACAGCTGTGCAAGAC ATTTGACAGAGTGGCACGTATCGAGTGCAGCTCTTGCCCTGGTGGACGGAGAGCCATGGCACATGCATCGTCCACTCACTCGCTCCTGCTCCCTCACACTGCTCACGTTCAGAGATGCCAATCCTCAGCTGGTTAACCAG GCGTATTGGCGCTCCTGTGCAGCCTTGTTAGGCCAAGTGCTCGACAACGCCTTTAAGGAGGAGTACAGCGTGGAGCTGCTGAAGATTCCTGAAGTTCCTG TGACCGCTGGTGCTTTCTGCTGTGACGTGGTGCTGGATCCTCAGTTAGATTCCTGGACTCCATCAGAG GAGAACCTGCGCTCATTAACTCGCGAAGCTCAGCAGCTCATGCTTAAAGATTTACCCTGGGAGCCTCTGGAGGTGATGCCCACTGTAGCACTGGAGATCTTCTCACACAGCAG ATATAAACAAGAGGAGGTGGAACAAATGGCTGCTAACAGCCCCAGTGGTGCAGTGTCAGTATACAG GTGTGGGGAGCACGTGACCCTGGCAGAGGGCCCCCTAGTGGCCAGAACAGGTCTGTGCAGTCAGTATGAAGTAACGGCACTCCACACTCTGAGAGAAGGACAGTGGGGTTTACAGCGCCGAGCCCAGGGCCTCTCACTTCCCTTGAACCTCACG GCTCACCACACAGTGTGGAGGAAGCTGAGGAAGAGAGCTGAGAAGTTG GTGGAGATTCCCTAA